Proteins encoded together in one Salmo trutta chromosome 3, fSalTru1.1, whole genome shotgun sequence window:
- the stx3b gene encoding syntaxin-3 isoform X3, whose translation MDEFFSQIEDIRNSIDKIDENVSEVKKLYSVILSAPTSDQKTQDDLEAVTNDIKKMANNARNKLKTIERNLESEEEERISADMRIRKSQHAVLSRKFVDVMTKYNEAQLDFRERSKGRIQRQLEITGKATTDEELEEMLEGGNSAVFTSGIMDSGISKQALSEIEARHKDIVRLESSIKELHDMFVDIAMLVESQGGMIERIESNMDQSVGFVERAVADTKKAAKFQQEARRVSGCRKAQVPPPGLSSCSVDQPLLGWHPGTQRSPSQTLKPPSPDLDQYPSTEDTHTSFSFSLFIFCFI comes from the exons ATGGATGAGTTCTTTTCTCAG ATCGAGGACATCAGGAACAGTATTGATAAGATTGATGAGAATGTCTCTGAAGTCAAGAAGCTCTACTCAGTCATACTGTCTGCCCCCACATCAGACCAGA AAACGCAGGATGACTTGGAGGCTGTCACCAACGACATCAAGAAGATGGCTAACAACGCCCGCAACAAACTCAAAA CCATCGAGAGGAATCtggagtctgaggaagaggagaggatttCAGCCGACATGCGGATACGCAAATCACAG CATGCAGTGCTGTCCAGGAAGTTTGTGGACGTGATGACCAAGTACAATGAGGCACAGCTGGACTTCAGGGAGAGGAGTAAAGGACGCATCCAGAGACAGCTAGAGATCA CTGGCAAAGCTACGACAGACGAGGAGCTTGAAGAGATGTTAGAAGGTGGAAACTCGGCCGTTTTCACTTCAGGG ATCATGGACTCTGGGATCTCGAAGCAGGCTCTCAGTGAGATCGAGGCGCGACACAAAGACATTGTGCGTCTGGAAAGCAGCATCAAAGAGCTACATGACATGTTCGTAGACATCGCCATGCTAGTGGAGAGCCAG GGCGGAATGATTGAAAGGATTGAGAGCAACATGGACCAATCGGTGGGCTTCGTGGAGCGGGCGGTAGCTGACACTAAGAAAGCCGCCAAGTTTCAGCAGGAGGCCCGTCGTGTGAGTGGCTGTAGAAAGGCCCAAGTCCCACCCCCTGgcctctcctcctgctccgtTGACCAGCCTCTATTGGGCTGGCACCCTGGTACCCAACGATCCCCATCCCAAACCTTGAAACCTCCTTCTCCAGATCTGGACCAATACCCCTcaacagaggacacacacacctctttctccttctctctcttcatttTCTGCTTTATTTAA
- the stx3b gene encoding syntaxin-3 isoform X2: MTCDNDDEEVEIAIDNAAFMDEFFSQIEDIRNSIDKIDENVSEVKKLYSVILSAPTSDQKTQDDLEAVTNDIKKMANNARNKLKTIERNLESEEEERISADMRIRKSQHAVLSRKFVDVMTKYNEAQLDFRERSKGRIQRQLEITGKATTDEELEEMLEGGNSAVFTSGIMDSGISKQALSEIEARHKDIVRLESSIKELHDMFVDIAMLVESQGGMIERIESNMDQSVGFVERAVADTKKAAKFQQEARRVSGCRKAQVPPPGLSSCSVDQPLLGWHPGTQRSPSQTLKPPSPDLDQYPSTEDTHTSFSFSLFIFCFI, from the exons ATG ACATGCGACAATGACGATGAGGAAGTGGAAATTGCTATTGACAATGCAGCTTTTATGGATGAGTTCTTTTCTCAG ATCGAGGACATCAGGAACAGTATTGATAAGATTGATGAGAATGTCTCTGAAGTCAAGAAGCTCTACTCAGTCATACTGTCTGCCCCCACATCAGACCAGA AAACGCAGGATGACTTGGAGGCTGTCACCAACGACATCAAGAAGATGGCTAACAACGCCCGCAACAAACTCAAAA CCATCGAGAGGAATCtggagtctgaggaagaggagaggatttCAGCCGACATGCGGATACGCAAATCACAG CATGCAGTGCTGTCCAGGAAGTTTGTGGACGTGATGACCAAGTACAATGAGGCACAGCTGGACTTCAGGGAGAGGAGTAAAGGACGCATCCAGAGACAGCTAGAGATCA CTGGCAAAGCTACGACAGACGAGGAGCTTGAAGAGATGTTAGAAGGTGGAAACTCGGCCGTTTTCACTTCAGGG ATCATGGACTCTGGGATCTCGAAGCAGGCTCTCAGTGAGATCGAGGCGCGACACAAAGACATTGTGCGTCTGGAAAGCAGCATCAAAGAGCTACATGACATGTTCGTAGACATCGCCATGCTAGTGGAGAGCCAG GGCGGAATGATTGAAAGGATTGAGAGCAACATGGACCAATCGGTGGGCTTCGTGGAGCGGGCGGTAGCTGACACTAAGAAAGCCGCCAAGTTTCAGCAGGAGGCCCGTCGTGTGAGTGGCTGTAGAAAGGCCCAAGTCCCACCCCCTGgcctctcctcctgctccgtTGACCAGCCTCTATTGGGCTGGCACCCTGGTACCCAACGATCCCCATCCCAAACCTTGAAACCTCCTTCTCCAGATCTGGACCAATACCCCTcaacagaggacacacacacctctttctccttctctctcttcatttTCTGCTTTATTTAA
- the stx3b gene encoding syntaxin-3 isoform X4 yields the protein MHDNVGCQLPINSTEEDVKATMTCDNDDEEVEIAIDNAAFMDEFFSQIEDIRNSIDKIDENVSEVKKLYSVILSAPTSDQKTQDDLEAVTNDIKKMANNARNKLKTIERNLESEEEERISADMRIRKSQHAVLSRKFVDVMTKYNEAQLDFRERSKGRIQRQLEITGKATTDEELEEMLEGGNSAVFTSGIMDSGISKQALSEIEARHKDIVRLESSIKELHDMFVDIAMLVESQGDIVNNIEAQVCKAQDHIAVAKTETKKAIRYQSKARKKTIIIAVVCAVLAVLILAIILSQTVG from the exons ACATGCGACAATGACGATGAGGAAGTGGAAATTGCTATTGACAATGCAGCTTTTATGGATGAGTTCTTTTCTCAG ATCGAGGACATCAGGAACAGTATTGATAAGATTGATGAGAATGTCTCTGAAGTCAAGAAGCTCTACTCAGTCATACTGTCTGCCCCCACATCAGACCAGA AAACGCAGGATGACTTGGAGGCTGTCACCAACGACATCAAGAAGATGGCTAACAACGCCCGCAACAAACTCAAAA CCATCGAGAGGAATCtggagtctgaggaagaggagaggatttCAGCCGACATGCGGATACGCAAATCACAG CATGCAGTGCTGTCCAGGAAGTTTGTGGACGTGATGACCAAGTACAATGAGGCACAGCTGGACTTCAGGGAGAGGAGTAAAGGACGCATCCAGAGACAGCTAGAGATCA CTGGCAAAGCTACGACAGACGAGGAGCTTGAAGAGATGTTAGAAGGTGGAAACTCGGCCGTTTTCACTTCAGGG ATCATGGACTCTGGGATCTCGAAGCAGGCTCTCAGTGAGATCGAGGCGCGACACAAAGACATTGTGCGTCTGGAAAGCAGCATCAAAGAGCTACATGACATGTTCGTAGACATCGCCATGCTAGTGGAGAGCCAG GGTGACATTGTAAACAATATAGAAGCTCAAGTTTGTAAAGCGCAGGACCACATAGCAGTGGCTAAGACTGAGACCAAAAAAGCCATCAGGTACCAGAGCAAAGCACGCAAG AAGACAATCATTATAGCAGTGGTCTGTGCTGTGCTCGCTGTCCTCATCCTCGCCATCATCCTATCACAGACAGTGGGGTAA
- the stx3b gene encoding syntaxin-3 isoform X1 has product MKDRLEQLKATCDNDDEEVEIAIDNAAFMDEFFSQIEDIRNSIDKIDENVSEVKKLYSVILSAPTSDQKTQDDLEAVTNDIKKMANNARNKLKTIERNLESEEEERISADMRIRKSQHAVLSRKFVDVMTKYNEAQLDFRERSKGRIQRQLEITGKATTDEELEEMLEGGNSAVFTSGIMDSGISKQALSEIEARHKDIVRLESSIKELHDMFVDIAMLVESQGGMIERIESNMDQSVGFVERAVADTKKAAKFQQEARRVSGCRKAQVPPPGLSSCSVDQPLLGWHPGTQRSPSQTLKPPSPDLDQYPSTEDTHTSFSFSLFIFCFI; this is encoded by the exons ACATGCGACAATGACGATGAGGAAGTGGAAATTGCTATTGACAATGCAGCTTTTATGGATGAGTTCTTTTCTCAG ATCGAGGACATCAGGAACAGTATTGATAAGATTGATGAGAATGTCTCTGAAGTCAAGAAGCTCTACTCAGTCATACTGTCTGCCCCCACATCAGACCAGA AAACGCAGGATGACTTGGAGGCTGTCACCAACGACATCAAGAAGATGGCTAACAACGCCCGCAACAAACTCAAAA CCATCGAGAGGAATCtggagtctgaggaagaggagaggatttCAGCCGACATGCGGATACGCAAATCACAG CATGCAGTGCTGTCCAGGAAGTTTGTGGACGTGATGACCAAGTACAATGAGGCACAGCTGGACTTCAGGGAGAGGAGTAAAGGACGCATCCAGAGACAGCTAGAGATCA CTGGCAAAGCTACGACAGACGAGGAGCTTGAAGAGATGTTAGAAGGTGGAAACTCGGCCGTTTTCACTTCAGGG ATCATGGACTCTGGGATCTCGAAGCAGGCTCTCAGTGAGATCGAGGCGCGACACAAAGACATTGTGCGTCTGGAAAGCAGCATCAAAGAGCTACATGACATGTTCGTAGACATCGCCATGCTAGTGGAGAGCCAG GGCGGAATGATTGAAAGGATTGAGAGCAACATGGACCAATCGGTGGGCTTCGTGGAGCGGGCGGTAGCTGACACTAAGAAAGCCGCCAAGTTTCAGCAGGAGGCCCGTCGTGTGAGTGGCTGTAGAAAGGCCCAAGTCCCACCCCCTGgcctctcctcctgctccgtTGACCAGCCTCTATTGGGCTGGCACCCTGGTACCCAACGATCCCCATCCCAAACCTTGAAACCTCCTTCTCCAGATCTGGACCAATACCCCTcaacagaggacacacacacctctttctccttctctctcttcatttTCTGCTTTATTTAA